Below is a genomic region from Mycolicibacterium neworleansense.
TCTGGACGCCGTGGTGCCCGTTCTGCAATGCCGAGGCACCTTCGGTGAGCCAGGTCGCCGCGGCCAATCCACAGGTCAGCTTCGTCGGCGTGGCGGCACACTCCGATGTCGGGGCCATGCAGGGGTTCGTCGACAAGTACAACCTCAATTTCCCCAACCTCAATGACGCCGACGGGTCGATCTGGGCCCGGTACAACGTGCCCTGGCAACCGGCCTATGTCTTCTACCGGGCCGACGGGTCGTCCACGT
It encodes:
- a CDS encoding protein disulfide oxidoreductase, yielding MRMRGLFCALAIVFALVAAPTAAADDRLQFTGTTLSGAPFNGAGLAGRPAVLWFWTPWCPFCNAEAPSVSQVAAANPQVSFVGVAAHSDVGAMQGFVDKYNLNFPNLNDADGSIWARYNVPWQPAYVFYRADGSSTFVNNPTSAMSQQELADRVAALKS